Proteins found in one Canis aureus isolate CA01 chromosome 19, VMU_Caureus_v.1.0, whole genome shotgun sequence genomic segment:
- the GMIP gene encoding GEM-interacting protein isoform X4 — protein MGAVAEMWQGLPLAPESRKRYSDIFRSLDNLEISLGNVTLEMPPGDPVLSGDPESDKTPTATETNETSLWSGPSLEGPAPLTGEELDLRLIRTKGGVDAALDYAKTWSRYAKELLAWTEKRASLELEFAKSIMKIAEAGKVSIHQQSHMPLQYIYTLFLEHDLSLGALAMETVAQQKRDYYQPLAAKRTEIEKWRKEFKEQWLKEQKRMNEAVQALRRAQLQYVQRSEDLWVRSQASPEDPAPQASPGPSKQQERRRRSREEAQAKVQEAVALYQASVREANARQQDLEAAKQRIVSHVRKLVLQGDEVLRRVTLGLFGLRGAQAERGPRAFAALAECCEPFEAGQRYQEFVRALQPEAPPPPPPAFSFQEFVPTAHSSPLDIRKKPSGPPPPRLDESAAEAGPWEDTGISWQGTPGPTPGSDVDSVGGGSESRSLDSPTSSPGSGTRRLMKVSSIGTESSDDFEERDPDLVDGLENGPGTPFRKWTLSSAAQTHRLRRLRGPAKCRECEAFMVSGTECEECFLTCHKRCLETLLILCGHKRLPARTPLFGVDFLQLPRDFPEEVPFVITRCTAEIEQRALGVQGIYRVSGSRVRVERLCQAFENGRALVDMSGNSPHDVSSVLKRFLQELTDPVVPFHLYDAFISLAKTLHADPGHDPGTPSPSPEVIRSLKTLLVQLPDSNYNTLQHLVAHLFRVAAQFEENKMSANNLGIVFGPTLLRPPDGPGAAGAGSVTCLLDSGHQAQLVEFLIVYYEQIFGMDDLPVATEPPPQDPSPAPGPLTNNPQPPPSNLAPDPLPLVLASDPDTDSELHGTLEKHPEATPPEIPTPQSDHREVAEDTKKEEEEVSSQGPEDSLLGTQSRGHFSRQPVKYPRGGARPITHQLSSFALVASKLCEETPITSVTRGSLRRRGPGPVTSSPEGSPLRRTPLPKHFEITQETARLLSKLPSEAVPKATCCPDPQPEEAEDHL, from the exons ATGGGGGCTGTGGCAGAAATGTGGCAAG ggctaCCCCTGGCTCCGGAGAGCAGGAAGAGGTACAGTGACATCTTCCGGAGCCTGGACAACCTTGAGATCTCACTGGGGAACGT GACCCTTGAGATGCCGCCTGGAGACCCCGTGCTTTCAGGAGACCCAGAATCTGACAAGACCCCTACAGCCACTGAG ACCAATGAAACCAGCCTTTGGAGTGGCCCTTCCCTGGAGGGTCCTGCACCCCTAACAG GGGAGGAACTGGACTTGCGGCTCATACGGACCAAGGGGGGCGTGGATGCAGCTCTGGACTATGCCAAGACCTGGAGCCGCTACGCTAAGGAGCTACTGGCCTGGACCGAGAAGAGAGCCAGCCTTG AGCTAGAGTTTGCCAAAAGCATCATGAAAATCGCCGAGGCTGGCAAGGTGTCAATCCACCAGCAG AGCCACATGCCACTGCAGTACATCTACACCCTGTTTCTGGAACATGACCTAAGCCTGGGAGCCCTGGCCATGGAAACAGTGGCCCAGCAGAAAAGAGATTATTACCAG CCTCTAGCAGCCAAACGAACTGAAATCGAGAAATGGCGGAAGGAGTTTAAGGAGCAGTGGCTGAAAGAGCAGAAGCGGATG AATGAGGCAGTGCAGGCGCTGCGGAGGGCCCAGCTCCAGTATGTGCAGCGCAGCGAGGACCTGTGGGTTCGTtcccaggcatcccctgaggACCCGGCACCTCAGGCCTCGCCTGGGCCCAGCAAACAGCAGGAGCGGCGGCGGCGATCTCGAGAGGAGGCccaggccaag GTTCAGGAGGCCGTGGCGCTATATCAGGCCTCTGTCCGTGAAGCCAACGCACGGCAACAAGACCTGGAGGCTGCCAAGCAGCGGATCGTGTCGCATGTGCGCAAGCTGGTGCTGCAGGGAGATGAAGTGCTGAGGCGG gtgACCCTGGGACTGTTCGGGCTGCGAGGGGCGCAGGCGGAGCGTGGCCCCCGTGCCTTCGCTGCCCTGGCCGAGTGCTGTGAGCCCTTTGAGGCTGGCCAGCGCTACCAGGAGTTCGTGAGGGCGCTGCAGCCTGAGgccccaccaccccctccacctGCCTTCTCCTTCCAGGAATTCGTGCCCACTGCACACAG CTCCCCTCTGGACATAAGAAAGAAGCCCtctggacccccacccccacggctGGATGAAAGTGCAGCTGAGGCTGGCCCTTGGGAGGACACAGGCATAAGTTGGCAAG GGACTCCAGGCCCAACTCCAGGCAGCGATGTGGACAGTGTGGGTGGTGGCAGCGAATCTCGGTCCCTGGACTCTCCCACTTccagcccag GCTCTGGCACAAGGCGGTTGATGAAGGTTTCATCCATAGGCACTGAGTCCTCAGATGACTTTGAGGAGCGAGATCCCG ACCTGGTAGATGGGCTGGAGAACGGCCCAGGAACCCCCTTCAGGAAGTGGACGCTCTCCAGTGCGGCCCAAACCCACCGGTTACGACGGCTACGGGGCCCAGCCAAGTGCCGTGAATGTGAAGCCTTCATGGTCAGCGGGACTGAGTGTGAGGAG TGCTTTCTGACCTGCCACAAGCGCTGCCTGGAGACTCTACTGATCCTCTGTGGACATAAGCGCCTCCCAGCCCGGACCCCCCTCTTTGGAGTCGACTTCCTGCAGCTGCCCAGGGACTTCCCGGAGGAGGTGCCCTTTGTGATCACCAGGTGCACGGCTGAGATAGAACAGCGTGCCCTGGGTGTGCAG ggCATTTATCGGGTCAGCGGGTCCCGGGTCCGTGTGGAGCGGCTGTGCCAGGCTTTTGAGAATGGTCGAGCACTGGTGGACATGTCAGGGAACTCGCCTCATGATGTCTCGAGTGTTCTCAAGCGGTTCCTCCAGGAG CTCACTGACCCCGTGGTCCCCTTCCACCTCTACGACGCCTTCATCTCTCTGGCTAAGACCCTGCATGCAGACCCTGGGCACGACCCTgggacccccagccccagccctgaggTTATCCGCTCGCTGAAGACCCTCTTGGTGCAGCTGCCTGACTCTAACTACAACACCCTGCAGCACCTGGTGGCCCATCTGTTCAG GGTGGCTGCACAGTTTGAGGAAAACAAGATGTCTGCCAACAACCTGGGCATTGTGTTTGGGCCAACACTGCTGCGGCCACCGGACGGTCCAGGGGCAGCTGGTGCTGGCTCCGTCACCTGTCTACTAGACTCGGGGCACCAGGCCCAGCTCGTTGAGTTCCTCATTGTATACTATGAGCAAATCTTTGGGATGGATGACCTCCCTGTGGCCACTGAGCCTCCGCCCCAAGACCCCAGTCCGGCTCCTGGGCCTCTCACAAACAACCCTCAACCACCACCCTCCAACCTTGCCCCAGATCCCCTACCCCTAGTCCTAGCCTCGGACCCCGACACAGACTCTGAGCTCCATGGTACCTTGGAGAAGCATCCTGAGGCCACGCCTCCTGAG ATTCCAACTCCACAGAGTGACCACAGAGAAGTGGCTGAGGACaccaaaaaggaagaagaggaag TGTCCAGCCAAGGTCCAGAGGACTCACTcctggggactcaatcccgtggCCACTTCAGCCGCCAGCCAGTGAAATATCCCCGGGGTGGAGCACGGCCTATCACCCACCAGCTTTCCAGCTTTGCCTTGGTAGCTTCCAAATTGTGTGAGGAGACCCCTATCACATCAGTGACGCGAGGGAGTTTGCGGAGGCGAGGACCTGGCCCTGTCACCTCCTCGCCTGAGGGCAGCCCTCTGCGCCGCACCCCGCTGCCCAAGCATTTTGAGATCACCCAGGAGACAGCCCGGCTTCTCTCCAAGCTACCCAGCGAAGCTGTGCCCAAGGCCACCTGCTGCCCAGATCCCCAACCTGAGGAAGCTGAGGACCATCTTTGA
- the GMIP gene encoding GEM-interacting protein isoform X5, which produces MYDTPLPQGYPWLRRAGRGTVTSSGAWTTLRSHWGTTLEMPPGDPVLSGDPESDKTPTATETNETSLWSGPSLEGPAPLTGEELDLRLIRTKGGVDAALDYAKTWSRYAKELLAWTEKRASLELEFAKSIMKIAEAGKVSIHQQSHMPLQYIYTLFLEHDLSLGALAMETVAQQKRDYYQPLAAKRTEIEKWRKEFKEQWLKEQKRMNEAVQALRRAQLQYVQRSEDLWVRSQASPEDPAPQASPGPSKQQERRRRSREEAQAKVQEAVALYQASVREANARQQDLEAAKQRIVSHVRKLVLQGDEVLRRVTLGLFGLRGAQAERGPRAFAALAECCEPFEAGQRYQEFVRALQPEAPPPPPPAFSFQEFVPTAHSSPLDIRKKPSGPPPPRLDESAAEAGPWEDTGISWQGTPGPTPGSDVDSVGGGSESRSLDSPTSSPGSGTRRLMKVSSIGTESSDDFEERDPDLVDGLENGPGTPFRKWTLSSAAQTHRLRRLRGPAKCRECEAFMVSGTECEECFLTCHKRCLETLLILCGHKRLPARTPLFGVDFLQLPRDFPEEVPFVITRCTAEIEQRALGVQGIYRVSGSRVRVERLCQAFENGRALVDMSGNSPHDVSSVLKRFLQELTDPVVPFHLYDAFISLAKTLHADPGHDPGTPSPSPEVIRSLKTLLVQLPDSNYNTLQHLVAHLFRVAAQFEENKMSANNLGIVFGPTLLRPPDGPGAAGAGSVTCLLDSGHQAQLVEFLIVYYEQIFGMDDLPVATEPPPQDPSPAPGPLTNNPQPPPSNLAPDPLPLVLASDPDTDSELHGTLEKHPEATPPEIPTPQSDHREVAEDTKKEEEEVSSQGPEDSLLGTQSRGHFSRQPVKYPRGGARPITHQLSSFALVASKLCEETPITSVTRGSLRRRGPGPVTSSPEGSPLRRTPLPKHFEITQETARLLSKLPSEAVPKATCCPDPQPEEAEDHL; this is translated from the exons ATGTATgacactcccctcccccagggctaCCCCTGGCTCCGGAGAGCAGGAAGAGGTACAGTGACATCTTCCGGAGCCTGGACAACCTTGAGATCTCACTGGGGAAC GACCCTTGAGATGCCGCCTGGAGACCCCGTGCTTTCAGGAGACCCAGAATCTGACAAGACCCCTACAGCCACTGAG ACCAATGAAACCAGCCTTTGGAGTGGCCCTTCCCTGGAGGGTCCTGCACCCCTAACAG GGGAGGAACTGGACTTGCGGCTCATACGGACCAAGGGGGGCGTGGATGCAGCTCTGGACTATGCCAAGACCTGGAGCCGCTACGCTAAGGAGCTACTGGCCTGGACCGAGAAGAGAGCCAGCCTTG AGCTAGAGTTTGCCAAAAGCATCATGAAAATCGCCGAGGCTGGCAAGGTGTCAATCCACCAGCAG AGCCACATGCCACTGCAGTACATCTACACCCTGTTTCTGGAACATGACCTAAGCCTGGGAGCCCTGGCCATGGAAACAGTGGCCCAGCAGAAAAGAGATTATTACCAG CCTCTAGCAGCCAAACGAACTGAAATCGAGAAATGGCGGAAGGAGTTTAAGGAGCAGTGGCTGAAAGAGCAGAAGCGGATG AATGAGGCAGTGCAGGCGCTGCGGAGGGCCCAGCTCCAGTATGTGCAGCGCAGCGAGGACCTGTGGGTTCGTtcccaggcatcccctgaggACCCGGCACCTCAGGCCTCGCCTGGGCCCAGCAAACAGCAGGAGCGGCGGCGGCGATCTCGAGAGGAGGCccaggccaag GTTCAGGAGGCCGTGGCGCTATATCAGGCCTCTGTCCGTGAAGCCAACGCACGGCAACAAGACCTGGAGGCTGCCAAGCAGCGGATCGTGTCGCATGTGCGCAAGCTGGTGCTGCAGGGAGATGAAGTGCTGAGGCGG gtgACCCTGGGACTGTTCGGGCTGCGAGGGGCGCAGGCGGAGCGTGGCCCCCGTGCCTTCGCTGCCCTGGCCGAGTGCTGTGAGCCCTTTGAGGCTGGCCAGCGCTACCAGGAGTTCGTGAGGGCGCTGCAGCCTGAGgccccaccaccccctccacctGCCTTCTCCTTCCAGGAATTCGTGCCCACTGCACACAG CTCCCCTCTGGACATAAGAAAGAAGCCCtctggacccccacccccacggctGGATGAAAGTGCAGCTGAGGCTGGCCCTTGGGAGGACACAGGCATAAGTTGGCAAG GGACTCCAGGCCCAACTCCAGGCAGCGATGTGGACAGTGTGGGTGGTGGCAGCGAATCTCGGTCCCTGGACTCTCCCACTTccagcccag GCTCTGGCACAAGGCGGTTGATGAAGGTTTCATCCATAGGCACTGAGTCCTCAGATGACTTTGAGGAGCGAGATCCCG ACCTGGTAGATGGGCTGGAGAACGGCCCAGGAACCCCCTTCAGGAAGTGGACGCTCTCCAGTGCGGCCCAAACCCACCGGTTACGACGGCTACGGGGCCCAGCCAAGTGCCGTGAATGTGAAGCCTTCATGGTCAGCGGGACTGAGTGTGAGGAG TGCTTTCTGACCTGCCACAAGCGCTGCCTGGAGACTCTACTGATCCTCTGTGGACATAAGCGCCTCCCAGCCCGGACCCCCCTCTTTGGAGTCGACTTCCTGCAGCTGCCCAGGGACTTCCCGGAGGAGGTGCCCTTTGTGATCACCAGGTGCACGGCTGAGATAGAACAGCGTGCCCTGGGTGTGCAG ggCATTTATCGGGTCAGCGGGTCCCGGGTCCGTGTGGAGCGGCTGTGCCAGGCTTTTGAGAATGGTCGAGCACTGGTGGACATGTCAGGGAACTCGCCTCATGATGTCTCGAGTGTTCTCAAGCGGTTCCTCCAGGAG CTCACTGACCCCGTGGTCCCCTTCCACCTCTACGACGCCTTCATCTCTCTGGCTAAGACCCTGCATGCAGACCCTGGGCACGACCCTgggacccccagccccagccctgaggTTATCCGCTCGCTGAAGACCCTCTTGGTGCAGCTGCCTGACTCTAACTACAACACCCTGCAGCACCTGGTGGCCCATCTGTTCAG GGTGGCTGCACAGTTTGAGGAAAACAAGATGTCTGCCAACAACCTGGGCATTGTGTTTGGGCCAACACTGCTGCGGCCACCGGACGGTCCAGGGGCAGCTGGTGCTGGCTCCGTCACCTGTCTACTAGACTCGGGGCACCAGGCCCAGCTCGTTGAGTTCCTCATTGTATACTATGAGCAAATCTTTGGGATGGATGACCTCCCTGTGGCCACTGAGCCTCCGCCCCAAGACCCCAGTCCGGCTCCTGGGCCTCTCACAAACAACCCTCAACCACCACCCTCCAACCTTGCCCCAGATCCCCTACCCCTAGTCCTAGCCTCGGACCCCGACACAGACTCTGAGCTCCATGGTACCTTGGAGAAGCATCCTGAGGCCACGCCTCCTGAG ATTCCAACTCCACAGAGTGACCACAGAGAAGTGGCTGAGGACaccaaaaaggaagaagaggaag TGTCCAGCCAAGGTCCAGAGGACTCACTcctggggactcaatcccgtggCCACTTCAGCCGCCAGCCAGTGAAATATCCCCGGGGTGGAGCACGGCCTATCACCCACCAGCTTTCCAGCTTTGCCTTGGTAGCTTCCAAATTGTGTGAGGAGACCCCTATCACATCAGTGACGCGAGGGAGTTTGCGGAGGCGAGGACCTGGCCCTGTCACCTCCTCGCCTGAGGGCAGCCCTCTGCGCCGCACCCCGCTGCCCAAGCATTTTGAGATCACCCAGGAGACAGCCCGGCTTCTCTCCAAGCTACCCAGCGAAGCTGTGCCCAAGGCCACCTGCTGCCCAGATCCCCAACCTGAGGAAGCTGAGGACCATCTTTGA